The Coffea arabica cultivar ET-39 chromosome 9e, Coffea Arabica ET-39 HiFi, whole genome shotgun sequence genome has a window encoding:
- the LOC113708404 gene encoding uncharacterized protein, giving the protein MLDLGVSINVMPKTVYASLNLGLLKQIEKIIQLADRSNTYPDRLIEDVLIQVNELVFSTDFYVLNIDYENFMNLSPIILGRPFLSTAHTKIDVNKGTLTMEFDGEIVHSNIFKAMRYPTETDSVCSASVINLDL; this is encoded by the coding sequence ATGCTAGATTTAGGAGTTTCGATCAATGTGATGCCTAAGACTGTATATGCTTCTCTAAATTTAGGACTGTTGAAACAAATTGAGAAAATCATTCAGTTAGCTGACCGTTCTAATACGTATCCTGACAGGTTAATTGAAGATGTCCTAATTCAAGTTAATGAGCTAGTATTTTCTACTGATTTTTATGTTCTTAACATAGATTATGAGAATTTTATGAATCTATCCCCTATAATATTAGGAAGACCATTTCTCAGTACTGCCCATACCAAAATAGATGTTAATAAGGGAACTCTTACTATGGAATTTGATGGGGAGATCGTCCATTCCAATATTTTTAAAGCCATGAGATATCCCACTGAAACTGATTCTGTGTGTTCTGCTAGTGTTATTAACCTTGATTTGTAG